In Malania oleifera isolate guangnan ecotype guangnan chromosome 8, ASM2987363v1, whole genome shotgun sequence, a single window of DNA contains:
- the LOC131161433 gene encoding tubulin beta chain-like — MREILHVQGGQCGNQIGSKFWEVICDEHGVDPTGRYKGDGSSDLQLERINVYYNEASGGRYVPRAVLMDLEPGTMDSIRSGPYGQIFRPDNFVFGQSGAGNNWAKGHYTEGAELIDSVLDVVRKEAENCDCLQGFQVCHSLGGGTGSGMGTLLISKMREEYPDRMMLTFSVFPSPKVSDTVVEPYNATLSVHQLVENADECMVLDNEALYDICFRTLKLSTPSFGDLNHLISATMSGVTCCLRFPGQLNSDLRKLAVNLIPFPRLHFFMVGFAPLTSRGSQQYISLTVPELTQQMWDAKNMMCAADPRHGRYLTASAMFRGKMSTKEVDEQMINVQNKNSSYFVEWIPNNVKSSVCDIPPKGLKMASTFVGNSTSIQEMFRRVSEQFTAMFRRKAFLHWYTGEGMDEMEFTEAESNMNDLVSEYQQYQDATAEDDVEYEDDVEEAYEG; from the exons ATGAGAGAAATCCTCCACGTTCAGGGTGGGCAATGCGGCAACCAGATTGGCTCCAAGTTCTGGGAGGTCATCTGCGATGAGCACGGCGTCGACCCCACCGGTCGTTACAAGGGCGACGGTTCCTCCGATCTGCAGCTTGAACGCATTAATGTGTACTACAATGAGGCCTCTGGAGGAAGGTATGTTCCCAGGGCCGTCCTTATGGATCTTGAACCCGGCACCATGGACAGCATCAGATCCGGCCCCTATGGGCAGATTTTCCGCCCTGACAACTTCGTGTTTGGACAGTCCGGTGCAGGAAACAACTGGGCCAAGGGGCACTACACCGAAGGCGCCGAGTTGATTGACTCCGTTCTTGATGTTGTTCGCAAGGAGGCTGAGAACTGTGATTGCTTGCAAG GTTTCCAAGTATGTCACTCACTTGGAGGTGGCACTGGCTCTGGCATGGGAACCCTTTTGATATCAAAGATGAGGGAGGAATACCCTGACAGAATGATGCTCACATTCTCTGTCTTCCCTTCTCCAAAGGTATCCGACACAGTTGTGGAACCCTACAATGCCACCCTTTCTGTGCACCAGTTGGTGGAGAATGCTGATGAATGCATGGTTCTTGATAATGAAGCACTATATGACATTTGCTTCAGGACCTTAAAGCTCAGCACCCCAAGCT TTGGTGACCTCAACCACTTGATTTCGGCAACTATGAGTGGGGTGACATGCTGCCTCAGGTTTCCGGGCCAGTTGAACTCAGACCTCCGGAAACTAGCTGTTAACCTGATCCCATTCCCACGTCTTCATTTCTTCATGGTGGGATTTGCGCCGCTCACTTCCCGTGGCTCCCAGCAGTACATCTCTCTGACTGTCCCAGAGCTGACCCAACAAATGTGGGATGCCAAGAACATGATGTGTGCAGCTGACCCCCGCCATGGGCGCTACCTGACTGCCTCTGCCATGTTCAGAGGAAAGATGAGCACCAAGGAGGTGGATGAACAGATGATCAATGTTCAAAATAAGAACTCATCCTATTTTGTGGAGTGGATTCCCAACAACGTGAAGTCGAGCGTGTGTGATATTCCACCAAAGGGTCTGAAGATGGCATCCACCTTTGTGGGGAACTCCACTTCAATCCAGGAGATGTTTAGGAGGGTGAGCGAGCAGTTCACGGCCATGTTTAGGCGCAAGGCCTTTCTCCACTGGTACACTggagaaggaatggatgagatgGAGTTCACGGAAGCAGAGAGCAATATGAATGATTTGGTGTCCGAGTACCAGCAGTACCAGGATGCAACTGCCGAGGATGATGTTGAGTATGAGGATGACGTCGAGGAGGCTTATGAGGGTTAA